From the Musa acuminata AAA Group cultivar baxijiao chromosome BXJ3-7, Cavendish_Baxijiao_AAA, whole genome shotgun sequence genome, one window contains:
- the LOC135643734 gene encoding aspartyl protease family protein 1-like produces MASQPLAALVLLLTASLLVAGADATSLEIRHRFSDRMREWAEAHGVAGMRWPQKGTVEYYASLARHDRALRGRSLASNFSELALAHGNDTFLEQNLEFLYYAVVALGTPKKHFLVALNTENGWFWVPCDCLQCAPTSNPIKYGQNVTFNVYSPTNSSTSRSVLCSDSICRNTCPGSNATCPYSVDYLYVNTSSSGTLVSDTLYLVSDDAAQQPVKAPVVFGCGRNQSGELLDTFAPNGVLGLGLGEMAVPSVLAAAGLVPDSFSLCFGADGVGRLDFGDRGGPGQPRTPLNMDGSSFYNISFTGIAVGNRSTAASFTAIVDSGVAFTYLSDPTYSTLTDSFHAQVQDTPHKPDPNLPFEYCYDVSGSTQSPNIPSVDLTTAGGSNFPVNYPLILVQGTTYCLAVVKNDGFNLIGQNFLEGLRVVFDRERLNFGWEKSDCYQASNSVAVPASAPAPAPAPAPAPAADSSPASSPDLPPDIEAPAASPPRSGA; encoded by the exons ATGGCTTCCCAACCCCTCGCCGCGCTTGTGCTCCTGCTCACCGCCTCGCTGCTCGTGGCGGGAGCAGACGCGACCAGCCTCGAGATCCGCCACCGCTTCTCCGACCGCATGCGGGAGTGGGCGGAGGCCCATGGTGTCGCCGGCATGCGGTGGCCCCAGAAAGGAACCGTTGAGTACTACGCCTCCCTCGCCCGCCACGACCGCGCTCTCCGTGGCCGCTCCCTCGCCTCCAACTTCTCCGAGCTCGCCTTGGCCCACGGCAACGATACCTTCCTGGAGCAAAACCTGGAATT CTTGTACTATGCCGTGGTGGCTTTGGGGACGCCGAAGAAGCATTTCCTGGTGGCGCTGAACACGGAGAACGGCTGGTTCTGGGTGCCGTGCGACTGCCTGCAGTGTGCTCCCACCTCCAACCCCATCAAATATGGA CAAAACGTGACCTTCAACGTCTACAGCCCGACCAACTCCTCGACGAGCCGAAGCGTACTCTGCAGCGACAGCATCTGCCGCAACACCTGCCCTGGATCGAACGCCACCTGCCCCTACTCCGTCGATTACCTCTACGTCAACACCTCCTCCTCCGGCACACTGGTCTCCGACACCTTGTACTTGGTCTCAGACGACGCCGCTCAGCAACCGGTGAAAGCACCGGTCGTCTTCGG GTGCGGGCGGAACCAGAGCGGCGAGCTGCTCGACACTTTCGCCCCCAACGGCGTGCTGGGGCTCGGCCTCGGGGAGATGGCCGTCCCCAGCGTCTTGGCAGCCGCCGGACTCGTCCCGGATTCCTTCTCCCTCTGCTTCGGAGCTGACGGCGTCGGCAGACTCGACTTTGGAGACAGAGGCGGCCCCGGGCAACCAAGAACTCCGTTGAACATGGACGGCAG CTCTTTCTACAACATCAGCTTCACTGGAATAGCGGTAGGGAATCGTTCGACAGCAGCGAGTTTTACTGCCATCGTCGACTCCGGTGTGGCCTTCACTTACCTGAGCGATCCAACCTACTCAACACTCACCGATAGC TTCCATGCCCAAGTGCAGGACACCCCTCACAAGCCCGACCCAAATCTTCCCTTCGAGTACTGCTACGATGTCAG TGGCTCGACTCAATCACCCAACATTCCCTCCGTAGATTTGACGACGGCAGGTGGAAGCAACTTCCCCGTCAATTACCCTTTAATTCTCGTGCAG GGGACAACATACTGCCTTGCTGTGGTGAAGAACGACGGATTCAATTTAATCGGGC AGAACTTCTTGGAAGGACTTCGCGTGGTGTTTGATCGCGAAAGGTTGAACTTTGGCTGGGAGAAATCGGATT GCTACCAAGCTTCCAACTCGGTTGCAGTTCCAGCTTCTGCCCCTGCCCCTGCACCTGCACCAGCACCAGCACCAGCGGCAGATTCTTCTCCGGCGAGCAGTCCCGATCTTCCTCCGGACATTGAGGCCCCGGCGGCCAGTCCTCCTCGTAGCGGCGCCTGA
- the LOC135643656 gene encoding uncharacterized protein LOC135643656, which translates to MAHSAAACFLPLLFTALFLLSSCRFGSGIPTRYDGFYYSGGGGDWKDVIVVDAFLDPLCPDSRDAWPPLKQVVRLYSPRLAVIVHPFPLPYHNNAFLACRALHIANKLNASSTFPLLELFFKYQERYYNGPTKSMSRSAIIDDMAKLANGAVGNFSEFLLGFEDWKTDMAARTSFKYGCTRGVAGAPFFFVNGFLLPDAGSALDLETWKSIIGPLVKNQREQISVQPKELRRIELETDEP; encoded by the exons ATGGCGCATAGCGCTGCTGCTTGTTTCCTCCCACTCCTCTTCACGgcgctcttcctcctctcctcgtgCAGGTTCGGCTCCGGAATCCCGACCAGGTATGACGGCTTCTACTACAGCGGCGGAGGAGGGGATTGGAAGGACGTTATCGTGGTGGACGCCTTCCTGGACCCGCTTTGCCCCGACAGCAGAGACGCGTGGCCGCCGCTGAAGCAGGTCGTCCGGCTCTACTCCCCTCGTCTCGCCGTCATCGTCCATCCCTTCCCCCTACC TTACCATAACAATGCTTTTCTTGCCTGTCGTGCTCTTCATATTGCAAACAAGCTGAATGCATCATCAACATTCCCCTTACTGGAATTATTCTTCAAATATCAG GAGAGGTATTATAATGGACCCACAAAAAGCATGTCAAGATCTGCTATAATTGATGACATGGCTAAGCTCGCCAATGGGGCTGTTGGAAACTTTTCTGAATTCCTCTTAGGTTTTGAAGATTGGAAGACTGATATGGCAGCAAGAACCTCCTTTAAG TATGGGTGTACAAGAGGGGTCGCTGGCGCACCGTTCTTCTTTGTTAATGGATTTCTGTTGCCTGATGCTGGATCAGCCCTCGACTTAGAGACATGGAAAAGCATCATCGGCCCACTTGTGAAGAATCAAAGGGAACAG ATAAGTGTTCAGCCTAAGGAGTTGAGGAGGATCGAGTTGGAAACAGATGAACCTTAA